One region of Bacillus zhangzhouensis genomic DNA includes:
- a CDS encoding metal ABC transporter ATP-binding protein, translated as MAKPIIEMKDISYSYGQRNVIDHIHLTVEEGNFLALVGPNGSGKTTLLKCLLGLIKPQQGELKLFGTPVSKFRDWDQIGFVSQKANSFNTGFPASVYEVVASGLTAKIGLFKRMSKQDKWQVEDAICSVGIQDLKHQNIGELSGGQQQRAFIARALVSQPKLLILDEPTVGVDQRTVEGFYQLLETLNKEKGMSLILVTHDVGTVSDKVTHVACLNQTLHFHGDAEAFDSMDDQALSQFYGHDIQVIHHDHHHHGGHE; from the coding sequence ATGGCAAAGCCAATTATTGAAATGAAGGACATTTCGTACTCGTATGGACAGCGAAATGTCATTGATCACATTCATTTAACAGTAGAGGAAGGAAACTTTCTAGCACTTGTTGGACCGAATGGTTCTGGTAAAACAACCTTATTAAAATGCCTGCTTGGGCTCATTAAACCGCAGCAAGGTGAATTAAAGCTATTTGGCACGCCTGTTTCAAAATTTAGAGACTGGGATCAAATTGGATTTGTTTCTCAAAAGGCGAATAGTTTTAATACAGGTTTCCCTGCTTCGGTATATGAGGTCGTCGCAAGCGGACTGACCGCAAAAATTGGTTTATTTAAACGCATGAGCAAGCAGGATAAATGGCAAGTTGAAGATGCCATTTGCTCAGTTGGCATACAAGATTTAAAGCATCAAAATATCGGCGAGCTTTCTGGCGGGCAGCAGCAGCGTGCTTTTATTGCCCGTGCGCTAGTCAGTCAGCCGAAACTACTCATTTTGGATGAGCCCACGGTTGGGGTAGACCAGCGGACAGTAGAAGGCTTTTATCAGCTGCTCGAAACATTGAACAAAGAAAAAGGCATGTCTTTAATTCTCGTCACACACGACGTTGGCACCGTTTCTGATAAAGTCACCCATGTGGCTTGTTTAAATCAGACGCTGCATTTCCACGGGGATGCCGAAGCGTTTGATTCAATGGATGATCAGGCGCTATCCCAATTTTACGGACATGACATTCAAGTGATTCATCACGACCATCACCATCACGGGGGACATGAATAA
- the sodA gene encoding superoxide dismutase SodA, translating to MAFKLPELPYAYDALEPHIDKETMTIHHTKHHNTYVTNLNKAIEGVSALEDQSIEELVANLNSVPENIRTAVRNNGGGHANHSLFWTLLSPNGGGAPTGELADAIEKELGGFEKFKSDFAAAAAGRFGSGWAWLVVNNGKLEITSTPNQDSPLTEGKTPILGLDVWEHAYYLNYQNRRPDYISAFWNVVNWDEVARLYSEAK from the coding sequence ATGGCTTTTAAACTTCCAGAATTACCATATGCTTACGATGCATTAGAACCGCATATCGACAAGGAAACAATGACGATCCATCACACTAAACACCACAACACATATGTAACAAACTTAAACAAAGCAATCGAAGGTGTATCAGCTCTTGAAGATCAATCAATCGAAGAGCTAGTGGCTAACCTAAACTCTGTGCCTGAAAACATCCGTACAGCTGTACGTAACAATGGCGGAGGACATGCGAACCACTCATTATTCTGGACGCTTCTTTCACCAAACGGTGGCGGCGCACCAACTGGTGAACTTGCAGATGCAATCGAAAAAGAATTAGGCGGATTTGAAAAATTCAAATCTGATTTCGCTGCAGCAGCTGCAGGACGCTTTGGTTCTGGTTGGGCATGGCTTGTTGTGAACAACGGAAAACTTGAAATCACAAGCACTCCAAACCAAGATTCTCCTTTAACTGAAGGAAAAACGCCAATTCTAGGACTAGACGTTTGGGAGCATGCTTACTACCTAAACTATCAAAACCGTCGTCCTGATTACATTTCAGCATTCTGGAATGTTGTGAACTGGGATGAAGTGGCTCGCCTTTACAGCGAAGCAAAATAA
- a CDS encoding YitT family protein: MANSKQHRKESVPHFILRIFMILVGATCAAVSIELFLVPNNIIDGGIIGISLILDYLFTDNPFINFATIVVILNIPFMISGYKYIGKTFLVSTVIGIVSLAVIESSLHHVEAFTTQPILATVFGGLLLGFGVGLVIRNGGSMDGTEILGILLTKKIPFSVGEFVMIVNVFIFIWAGFVFGPEQAMYSVMTYYLAMKTIDAVIQGLDETKAVIIVSDHYDEISDAILHRLGRGTTKLRGKGGYTDEEKDVIYAVVTRLEITKLKSIVFEIDGQAFITIMDTHETKGGKFKTAIH; encoded by the coding sequence ATGGCAAATAGTAAACAGCATAGAAAGGAATCAGTGCCTCATTTTATTTTGAGAATTTTTATGATTCTAGTAGGGGCTACATGTGCAGCAGTCAGCATTGAATTATTTTTAGTGCCAAACAATATTATTGATGGGGGCATCATCGGCATTTCGCTGATTTTGGATTATCTCTTTACAGATAACCCGTTTATTAATTTTGCGACGATTGTGGTCATTTTAAATATCCCATTTATGATATCAGGATACAAATATATTGGGAAAACCTTTCTGGTTTCCACTGTGATTGGCATTGTCAGCTTAGCCGTGATTGAATCATCACTTCATCATGTAGAGGCATTTACAACGCAGCCGATCTTAGCCACTGTATTTGGCGGGCTATTACTTGGATTTGGTGTTGGACTTGTCATCCGTAATGGAGGCTCAATGGATGGAACAGAGATTTTAGGCATTCTTCTGACGAAAAAAATTCCTTTCTCCGTCGGTGAGTTTGTCATGATCGTCAATGTGTTCATTTTTATTTGGGCGGGCTTTGTTTTCGGACCAGAGCAGGCTATGTATTCTGTCATGACATATTATTTGGCAATGAAAACAATTGATGCTGTCATTCAAGGGCTTGATGAAACAAAAGCTGTGATTATCGTATCAGATCATTATGATGAAATTTCAGATGCGATTCTGCATCGACTCGGCAGGGGAACGACAAAGCTGAGAGGAAAAGGCGGCTATACAGATGAAGAAAAAGATGTCATCTATGCCGTTGTTACAAGGCTTGAAATTACAAAGCTGAAATCCATCGTATTTGAAATTGATGGCCAAGCATTTATTACGATTATGGATACGCATGAAACAAAAGGCGGTAAGTTCAAAACAGCCATTCATTAG
- a CDS encoding DUF308 domain-containing protein has translation MERDEDFRRNDREIDTHFSNDDGYLEETSAEIAEPYQASRDQEDRQGRDQAGDDSGSKGIGYTALAIAIISLFVLPVLLGVAAIVVGYIARRKGAHALGAWSIGIGIVSVILGIFITPFF, from the coding sequence ATGGAAAGAGACGAGGATTTCAGAAGAAATGATCGCGAAATCGACACACACTTTAGCAATGATGATGGCTATTTAGAGGAAACATCTGCTGAAATTGCAGAGCCATATCAAGCTTCAAGAGATCAAGAAGATAGACAAGGACGTGACCAAGCAGGTGACGATTCAGGCAGTAAAGGGATAGGCTATACAGCACTCGCGATTGCGATTATCTCATTATTTGTCTTGCCGGTGCTATTAGGAGTAGCGGCAATCGTTGTTGGTTATATTGCAAGAAGAAAAGGAGCACATGCGCTTGGCGCGTGGTCAATTGGGATCGGAATTGTCTCCGTTATCCTAGGCATATTTATCACCCCGTTCTTTTAA
- a CDS encoding metal ABC transporter permease produces MLFPFFHYEFLQNAFIAGMLIGFIAPLLGVFIVVRRLSLIADALSHVSLAGIAASLFLDKKFGLLTGVSPLYLGMAFSVAGSLFIERLRSVYKHYQELAIPIILSGGIGISVIFISLANGFNTDLFSYLFGSVSAVSRLDLWIIVGISLVVVLVVVLLYKELFLLSFDEEHAKASGISAKWIHFIFILVVALVIAASMRIVGTLLVSALMTLPVAASIRIAKGFKQAIFLSILFGELSVLAGLILSYYLDLAPGGTIVMLSILILIGCISIGKFRRGNQHERTRST; encoded by the coding sequence ATGCTATTTCCATTTTTTCATTATGAATTTTTACAAAATGCGTTTATCGCAGGTATGCTGATCGGTTTTATAGCGCCCTTACTTGGTGTATTTATTGTCGTAAGAAGGCTCTCGCTTATTGCAGATGCCCTCAGTCACGTATCACTTGCCGGTATTGCTGCAAGTCTATTCCTTGATAAAAAGTTTGGCCTCTTGACAGGGGTCAGTCCGCTGTACTTAGGGATGGCTTTTTCTGTTGCCGGTTCATTATTTATTGAGCGCCTGCGCTCTGTGTATAAGCATTATCAGGAGCTTGCCATTCCCATTATTTTATCAGGGGGGATTGGGATCTCCGTCATCTTCATTTCGCTAGCGAATGGTTTTAATACAGATTTATTTAGTTATTTGTTCGGCAGTGTCAGTGCGGTTTCAAGACTTGATCTTTGGATTATTGTGGGGATCTCACTCGTTGTTGTCTTAGTTGTCGTGCTTTTATATAAAGAATTGTTTCTGCTTTCTTTTGATGAAGAACATGCAAAGGCTTCTGGTATTTCAGCTAAATGGATTCATTTTATTTTTATTTTAGTCGTTGCACTTGTCATTGCAGCATCGATGCGTATCGTCGGTACACTGCTTGTGTCGGCGCTCATGACGCTTCCTGTTGCGGCAAGTATCCGTATTGCCAAAGGATTCAAACAAGCCATTTTCCTTTCCATCTTGTTTGGTGAATTGTCTGTATTGGCCGGATTGATTTTAAGCTATTATCTTGATTTAGCGCCAGGCGGAACCATTGTGATGCTGTCTATTTTGATTTTAATCGGGTGTATAAGTATTGGGAAATTCAGAAGGGGGAATCAACATGAACGTACAAGAAGCACTTGA
- a CDS encoding DUF456 domain-containing protein has translation MDVLYWILIGCAFIIAFVGLVYPIIPSVVFMVLGFILYGFFFSFEPLTLTFWLIQAMFTAVLFAADYVSNLIGVKRFGGSRAAIWGSTIGLLAGPFVIPIAGIIIGPFLGSVIAELIVHQKNLKTSVKVGLGSLIGFVSGVFAKGLIQALMLGIFLFYVLR, from the coding sequence TTGGACGTTCTGTATTGGATATTGATTGGCTGTGCATTTATCATTGCGTTTGTTGGACTGGTTTATCCAATTATTCCGAGTGTGGTCTTTATGGTTCTCGGGTTTATTCTATATGGTTTCTTCTTTAGCTTCGAGCCGCTTACACTGACGTTCTGGCTCATTCAAGCGATGTTTACCGCCGTTTTATTTGCGGCAGATTATGTCTCAAACCTTATAGGGGTAAAGCGCTTTGGCGGTAGCAGGGCAGCTATTTGGGGAAGCACCATTGGGTTATTAGCTGGTCCTTTTGTGATCCCCATTGCAGGAATTATTATTGGTCCATTTCTCGGGAGTGTCATTGCCGAGCTCATCGTTCATCAAAAAAATCTGAAGACGAGTGTGAAAGTCGGATTAGGCTCATTAATTGGATTTGTATCAGGTGTTTTTGCAAAAGGATTGATTCAGGCGCTGATGCTGGGAATCTTCTTATTTTATGTCCTTCGCTAA
- the ispG gene encoding flavodoxin-dependent (E)-4-hydroxy-3-methylbut-2-enyl-diphosphate synthase: MSEVTHRTKTRPVKVGPLTIGGNNEVVIQSMATTKTHDVEATVAEIKRLEEAGCQIVRVACPDERAANAIADIKKQINIPLVVDIHFDYKLALKAIEAGADKIRINPGNIGRREKVEAVVKAAKEKGIPIRIGVNAGSLEKKILDKYGYPTADGMVESALHHIKILEDLDFHDIIVSMKASDVNLAIEAYEKAAKAFDYPLHLGITESGTLFAGTVKSAAGLGAILNMGIGNTLRISLSADPVEEVKVARELLKSFGLAANAATLISCPTCGRIEIDLISIANEVEEYISKIKAPIKVAVLGCAVNGPGEAREADIGIAGARGEGLLFRKGEIVRKVPEETMVEELKKEIDKIAEEHYAKMEAEKEKQANA; encoded by the coding sequence GTGAGTGAAGTCACACATCGTACTAAAACGCGTCCCGTCAAAGTGGGACCTTTAACTATAGGTGGAAATAATGAGGTTGTCATTCAAAGTATGGCAACAACCAAAACACATGATGTTGAAGCGACAGTCGCTGAAATTAAACGTTTAGAAGAGGCAGGCTGTCAAATCGTGCGTGTCGCATGTCCAGATGAGCGTGCGGCAAATGCAATTGCGGACATTAAAAAGCAAATTAACATCCCGCTTGTTGTGGATATTCATTTTGACTACAAGCTTGCTCTGAAAGCGATTGAAGCAGGCGCAGACAAAATCCGAATCAATCCGGGAAACATCGGAAGAAGAGAAAAAGTCGAAGCTGTTGTCAAAGCGGCAAAAGAAAAAGGCATTCCCATTCGTATTGGGGTAAACGCTGGTTCATTAGAGAAAAAGATTCTTGATAAATACGGCTACCCGACAGCAGATGGTATGGTCGAAAGTGCATTGCATCACATTAAAATTCTAGAAGACCTAGACTTTCATGACATTATCGTCAGTATGAAAGCATCTGATGTAAACCTTGCAATTGAAGCATACGAAAAAGCGGCAAAAGCCTTTGATTATCCTCTTCACCTTGGGATTACAGAATCAGGTACATTATTTGCAGGTACAGTCAAAAGTGCAGCTGGACTTGGCGCTATTTTGAATATGGGGATTGGGAACACACTCCGGATTTCATTAAGTGCTGACCCAGTTGAGGAAGTGAAAGTAGCACGTGAATTGTTAAAATCATTTGGTCTTGCAGCAAATGCAGCAACACTGATCTCCTGCCCAACTTGTGGACGAATTGAAATTGACCTCATCAGCATTGCAAATGAAGTCGAAGAATATATTTCTAAAATCAAAGCACCGATTAAAGTAGCCGTTCTCGGCTGCGCTGTAAACGGTCCAGGGGAAGCACGTGAAGCAGACATCGGAATCGCAGGTGCTAGAGGCGAAGGCTTATTGTTCCGTAAAGGTGAAATTGTGCGTAAAGTACCGGAAGAAACAATGGTCGAAGAACTGAAAAAAGAAATCGATAAAATCGCTGAAGAACATTATGCCAAAATGGAAGCTGAAAAAGAAAAACAAGCGAATGCCTAA
- a CDS encoding transcriptional repressor, giving the protein MNVQEALDLLKEKGYKYTSKREDMLQLFSDSDKYLTAKNVLTALSEDYPGLSFDTIYRNLSLYEDLGILETTELSGEKLFRFKCSFSHHHHHFICLACGKTKEIDACPMDKLDADLEDYHISGHKFEIYGTCPSCEPKEVHS; this is encoded by the coding sequence ATGAACGTACAAGAAGCACTTGATTTATTAAAGGAAAAAGGCTACAAATATACCAGCAAACGTGAAGATATGCTTCAATTGTTTTCAGATTCTGATAAATACTTGACCGCTAAAAATGTGCTGACGGCACTAAGTGAAGATTACCCGGGTCTCAGCTTTGATACGATTTATAGAAACTTGTCACTATATGAAGACCTTGGAATATTAGAAACAACGGAATTGTCAGGGGAGAAACTATTCCGTTTTAAATGTTCATTTTCCCATCATCACCATCACTTTATTTGTCTTGCATGCGGGAAAACAAAAGAGATCGATGCCTGTCCTATGGACAAGCTCGACGCCGATTTAGAGGATTACCATATCAGCGGACATAAATTTGAAATATACGGAACGTGTCCTTCCTGCGAACCGAAGGAAGTTCACTCATGA
- a CDS encoding MFS transporter, whose protein sequence is MSRLKKMFGDMDVTKDLLLLLTIGGLYALAIALSNTFVNVYLWKQSGKFTDLAIYNLAIVVLQPITFLFAGRLAKKIDRAFVLRFGVIFLAAFYLIVLIAGEQAAARLVLLGSVLGIGYGFYWLAFNVLTFEITEPETRDFFNGFLGVLSSTAGMIGPLIAGIVISQLTDDTGYTIIFTLSLFLFSLAVVMSFFLKRRQSKGKFIIKQIWKERHADENWRRITTAHFFQGLREGVFAFLISVFVFIATNSELALGTFGLVNSGVAFFAYFFATRLIKKKWRKKAIMLGGLILYGALFLIIFHLSYVSLLMYAVAIAIGYPLLLVPYVSLTYDVIGHARYARKARIEYIVVRELFLNTGRICSIVLFLLSVTLLGGELGIPASLVVLGAGHTLIYYFVKDIHLKEKTADMKEDNGQKPVAHTNLIKGER, encoded by the coding sequence ATGAGCAGATTAAAGAAAATGTTCGGGGACATGGATGTTACAAAAGATTTATTGCTCCTCCTCACAATTGGCGGGTTATACGCACTTGCCATTGCGCTTTCGAATACGTTTGTAAATGTGTACTTATGGAAACAGTCTGGGAAATTCACGGATCTTGCGATTTATAATTTGGCCATTGTGGTGCTTCAGCCCATTACATTTTTATTCGCTGGCCGGCTCGCCAAAAAAATAGATCGGGCGTTTGTCCTTCGTTTCGGTGTCATCTTTTTAGCCGCTTTTTATTTGATTGTCTTAATAGCAGGAGAACAAGCGGCTGCTAGGCTAGTTTTATTAGGAAGTGTCCTTGGGATTGGCTATGGTTTTTACTGGCTTGCTTTTAATGTCCTCACCTTTGAGATCACCGAACCTGAAACAAGAGATTTCTTTAATGGATTTCTCGGGGTGCTTTCCTCAACTGCTGGCATGATCGGTCCTCTTATTGCGGGGATTGTCATTTCTCAGTTAACGGATGATACAGGCTACACAATCATTTTCACGTTGTCGCTTTTTTTGTTTTCACTAGCGGTTGTGATGAGCTTTTTTCTCAAAAGAAGGCAGTCAAAAGGCAAATTTATCATTAAACAAATTTGGAAAGAACGTCATGCAGACGAGAATTGGCGTAGGATTACAACAGCTCACTTTTTTCAAGGGCTTCGCGAAGGGGTCTTTGCCTTCTTAATCAGTGTCTTCGTGTTTATTGCAACAAACAGTGAGCTTGCTCTCGGGACGTTTGGTTTAGTGAATTCAGGTGTTGCGTTTTTTGCTTATTTCTTCGCTACACGTTTGATTAAGAAAAAGTGGCGGAAGAAGGCTATCATGCTAGGCGGGCTGATTTTATACGGCGCCTTGTTTTTAATCATTTTCCACTTGTCCTATGTATCACTTCTTATGTATGCGGTAGCCATTGCGATAGGATATCCGCTCCTGCTTGTTCCTTATGTATCCTTAACATATGATGTTATCGGCCATGCAAGGTATGCCAGAAAGGCCCGAATTGAATATATTGTGGTCAGAGAGCTATTTTTAAATACCGGCCGTATTTGTTCGATTGTGTTGTTCCTGCTGTCTGTCACTTTACTAGGTGGTGAGCTTGGAATCCCTGCATCACTTGTTGTGCTCGGAGCGGGACACACCCTCATTTATTATTTTGTAAAAGATATTCATTTGAAAGAAAAAACAGCTGATATGAAAGAGGATAACGGTCAAAAGCCAGTTGCTCATACGAACCTTATTAAGGGAGAAAGGTAA
- a CDS encoding penicillin-binding protein 2: MMRNKKNKKDAKEGRKTLPIRLNLLFLAAFIIFTGVVVRLGFVQIVNGEDYKKQAEKQEDVNVSSSAPRGKIYDRNYNTIVSNKALNAITYTRTSTTSQEERLKVASKLADMIHVSTKKITDRDKKDFWILTHPNEAKKLVQKESELKGDDKISDDKLYKLQLKRITDKELNQLTKKDLQVLAIKRKMDAGYALTPQFIKNEDVKPSEIAYVSEHLDELPGVDVTTDWSRSYPYKGLLRSMLGSVSSSDEGLPQSLLEHYLSLGYSRNDRVGKSYLEYQYEDVLQGQKEKEQSTTDKQGNVTSSKVLTEGKSGKDLVLTIDIQLQKAVEKIIEKNLRSAKQRGGTELLDRAFVVMMDPRNGEVLSVAGKQISNKNGKYKFDDYALGTMTSSYAMGSAVKGATVLTGYKTGAIHIGSTQYDEPLYIAQSPPKKSYQNMGLINDLTALERSSNVYMFKTAIAIGKSEYRKNQPLPIDPKAFDTFRYNFSKFGLGVKTGIDLPNEATGYRGTSTQSGLLLDYAIGQYDTFTPLQMAQYVSTIANGGYRLRPQLVKEVREPDPKRGIGAVTESVKPDVLNKLDMTRDEIKRVQQGFKLVMQNPRGTAYSNFGNKKYNPAGKTGTAQSFYDGPIKSKRGTPTYNTTLVAYAPADNPEVAISVVVPWVYQDYNQRYPITNDIGEQVLDKYFELKSKQESNDTQAKNKNKIKNEAETNN, encoded by the coding sequence GTGATGAGAAACAAGAAAAACAAAAAAGACGCGAAGGAAGGGCGCAAAACACTTCCAATCCGGCTGAATTTATTATTTTTAGCTGCCTTTATTATTTTTACCGGTGTTGTCGTTAGACTTGGGTTTGTGCAAATTGTCAATGGAGAAGATTATAAAAAGCAGGCTGAAAAACAAGAGGATGTGAATGTCAGCTCATCTGCTCCGCGCGGAAAAATTTACGATCGAAACTACAATACGATTGTCAGCAATAAAGCGCTAAATGCCATTACATATACGAGAACCTCTACGACTTCACAAGAAGAGCGGCTCAAAGTGGCATCAAAATTAGCAGATATGATTCATGTGAGTACGAAAAAAATCACAGATCGTGATAAAAAAGATTTCTGGATTTTAACGCATCCGAATGAAGCGAAAAAGCTTGTCCAAAAGGAATCAGAATTAAAGGGTGACGATAAGATCTCTGATGATAAACTTTATAAGCTTCAGCTAAAACGCATCACAGACAAGGAATTAAATCAACTGACGAAAAAAGATTTACAAGTGCTTGCCATTAAAAGGAAGATGGACGCAGGCTATGCACTTACGCCTCAATTTATTAAAAATGAAGATGTAAAGCCGAGCGAAATTGCTTATGTCTCTGAGCATTTGGACGAGCTGCCAGGTGTTGATGTGACGACAGACTGGTCACGCAGCTACCCGTATAAAGGACTGCTCCGCAGTATGCTTGGCAGTGTGTCTTCGAGTGATGAAGGTCTTCCGCAGTCACTTCTTGAGCATTATCTATCACTCGGCTACAGCCGAAATGACCGTGTAGGAAAAAGCTATCTTGAATATCAATATGAAGATGTCCTGCAGGGCCAAAAGGAAAAAGAACAGAGTACAACTGATAAACAGGGCAATGTCACAAGCTCTAAAGTGTTAACAGAAGGAAAGAGCGGGAAAGACCTTGTGCTTACAATTGATATTCAGCTGCAAAAAGCGGTTGAAAAAATTATTGAAAAAAACTTGAGAAGTGCGAAACAAAGAGGGGGAACTGAGCTTCTTGACCGCGCATTTGTTGTCATGATGGACCCGAGAAATGGAGAGGTTCTCTCTGTTGCGGGGAAGCAGATTTCAAACAAAAACGGAAAATACAAATTCGATGACTACGCATTAGGAACGATGACATCCTCATATGCGATGGGATCAGCCGTAAAAGGGGCAACTGTACTGACTGGATATAAAACAGGCGCTATTCATATTGGAAGCACCCAATACGATGAACCCCTCTATATCGCCCAGTCACCGCCAAAGAAATCCTATCAAAATATGGGACTCATTAATGATTTAACAGCACTAGAGCGTTCATCAAACGTGTATATGTTCAAAACAGCAATCGCCATTGGGAAAAGTGAATATCGTAAGAATCAGCCGCTTCCAATTGATCCGAAAGCATTTGATACGTTCCGCTACAATTTTAGTAAATTTGGCCTTGGAGTCAAAACAGGTATTGACCTGCCAAACGAAGCAACGGGCTACCGAGGAACGTCTACACAATCGGGTCTCTTACTTGACTATGCGATTGGACAGTATGATACGTTTACACCGCTGCAAATGGCGCAATACGTGTCAACTATTGCAAATGGCGGGTATCGTTTACGTCCGCAGCTTGTCAAAGAAGTGAGAGAGCCGGATCCAAAGCGCGGCATTGGAGCTGTGACGGAATCCGTCAAACCGGATGTATTGAATAAGCTAGACATGACAAGGGATGAGATCAAGCGTGTTCAGCAAGGCTTCAAGCTTGTGATGCAGAACCCAAGAGGGACAGCTTATTCAAACTTTGGCAACAAAAAGTATAATCCAGCTGGCAAAACAGGAACCGCTCAATCATTCTATGACGGTCCAATTAAAAGCAAGCGCGGTACACCGACGTATAACACAACTCTTGTTGCGTATGCGCCTGCTGATAATCCAGAAGTGGCCATTTCCGTCGTCGTGCCATGGGTATATCAAGACTACAATCAGCGTTATCCAATTACAAATGATATTGGAGAACAAGTATTAGACAAGTACTTTGAACTGAAATCAAAACAGGAAAGCAATGATACACAGGCGAAAAACAAAAACAAAATTAAAAATGAAGCAGAAACAAATAACTAG
- a CDS encoding ROK family protein: MAYYVVFDVGGTRTKYGLMDQDGKLVTNSDYQTNCRQLEPFLEAMAEVVREYQRMTDVSGIAISLPGFVDSESGYTEFAGAIIALNGQNVKTLLEEKTSLRVEVENDANCAALAEKYSGHAKDCDSFICMTIGTGVGGGIFADGQLVRGASFRGGEFGMMLTETENGQFTTLNSSASTAGLIRSYKENQGIPQSTQIDGQEIFEKAKHDPAIENLVDQWYKRIAIGIYNVAAVLNPEKILIGGGVSARSDLLQNIEKHLHTLHAWKNIQVKLETCYCLNQAGMKGALYHFLMKEGDLDPSKKPIH, encoded by the coding sequence GTGGCATATTACGTCGTGTTTGATGTAGGCGGGACGAGAACGAAATATGGATTAATGGATCAGGATGGAAAACTGGTCACTAATAGTGACTATCAAACGAATTGCCGGCAGCTTGAACCGTTTTTAGAAGCCATGGCGGAAGTGGTCAGGGAATATCAAAGGATGACAGATGTCAGCGGTATCGCCATCAGTCTTCCAGGTTTTGTAGACAGTGAATCAGGTTATACAGAATTTGCCGGCGCCATTATCGCCTTAAATGGTCAAAATGTAAAAACACTTTTAGAAGAGAAAACGTCTCTTCGTGTAGAAGTGGAAAATGATGCGAACTGTGCAGCTCTCGCAGAAAAATACAGTGGTCATGCGAAAGATTGTGACAGCTTTATTTGTATGACGATTGGCACGGGTGTTGGCGGTGGTATTTTTGCTGATGGTCAGCTTGTGCGCGGGGCTTCCTTCCGCGGTGGTGAATTTGGCATGATGCTGACAGAAACGGAAAATGGCCAGTTTACAACTCTTAACAGCAGCGCTTCAACGGCTGGATTAATTCGGAGCTATAAAGAAAATCAGGGAATTCCGCAAAGTACTCAAATAGATGGTCAAGAGATTTTTGAAAAGGCGAAGCATGATCCGGCCATTGAGAATCTGGTGGATCAATGGTACAAGCGAATAGCCATTGGCATTTACAATGTAGCGGCTGTCCTTAACCCAGAGAAAATCCTCATTGGCGGAGGCGTAAGTGCAAGATCAGATTTATTACAAAACATTGAAAAACATTTACATACACTGCATGCGTGGAAGAACATTCAAGTGAAGCTGGAAACTTGCTACTGCTTAAATCAGGCAGGCATGAAGGGAGCACTGTACCATTTCCTCATGAAAGAAGGGGATCTTGATCCATCAAAAAAGCCGATCCATTAA
- a CDS encoding DUF1189 domain-containing protein produces the protein MNVFNLLLKGIYSPKDIAKARFTGIGKAILFIFILSIIAAVPQGYHMSQEISNAMSGFQHVIKKDLPDFSIEKGKLQADQSAPIEKEENGITIIFDPAEKIKASELESKQTAIALLKEKAVIAIDGQMTDIPYQLLGGTLTKDELARVTNQNQAILIPVICVLLYLSTAALMFISTTFLAMLGTFIKRMQQKELSFQMLWKLSAYSVTLTTVFFAIMSALNTPVANSFLLNWVINFIFLYLVVKEIPAKKS, from the coding sequence TTGAACGTATTTAATCTATTATTAAAAGGAATTTATTCACCAAAAGATATTGCTAAAGCACGGTTTACAGGGATCGGTAAAGCGATTTTATTCATTTTTATCCTCTCAATCATCGCAGCCGTTCCACAGGGGTATCATATGAGCCAAGAGATTTCGAATGCGATGTCAGGATTTCAGCATGTGATCAAAAAAGATTTACCCGACTTTTCAATCGAAAAAGGAAAGCTTCAAGCGGATCAAAGTGCACCAATAGAAAAAGAAGAAAACGGCATCACGATCATCTTTGATCCTGCTGAAAAAATAAAAGCAAGTGAGCTTGAATCAAAACAAACGGCCATCGCTTTATTAAAGGAAAAAGCAGTGATTGCGATTGATGGGCAAATGACAGATATCCCATACCAGCTCCTTGGCGGAACGTTGACAAAAGATGAACTCGCTCGCGTTACAAATCAGAACCAAGCGATTCTCATCCCTGTCATCTGTGTACTGTTATATTTATCCACTGCGGCTCTCATGTTTATCAGCACAACATTCCTTGCGATGCTTGGTACATTTATTAAACGAATGCAGCAAAAAGAGCTGTCCTTCCAAATGCTTTGGAAGCTCTCCGCTTATTCAGTCACATTAACGACGGTCTTTTTCGCGATCATGAGTGCATTAAACACGCCTGTTGCAAACTCATTTTTACTAAATTGGGTCATTAACTTTATCTTTTTATATCTTGTTGTAAAAGAAATACCTGCAAAAAAAAGCTAA